Proteins from one Telopea speciosissima isolate NSW1024214 ecotype Mountain lineage chromosome 1, Tspe_v1, whole genome shotgun sequence genomic window:
- the LOC122656741 gene encoding pentatricopeptide repeat-containing protein At5g42450, mitochondrial: MKSIIGKVYPFQPGFRVHTLASGHFVEAQKAHSHVLKLGIPAIGSDLVRSYCEAEAFSDARQVFEETCGWSLVSATTVIGHFARHGRHKEAIGIFSRMLVLNIRPNEYAFAILIHSSVVVKNLHFGTQLHACAAKMGLQSNVFVGSSLVDTYAKLSSIEEAQRAFRDTHNPNVVSYTTLFSGYLKNERLEAALWLFQEMPERNIVSWNAMIGGCSQMGHNEEAVNLFIEMHREGWHLNESTFPCVFSAAANIAALGMGKSFHACAIKTLTKHDVFVGNSLISFYAKCGSMEDSLLAFDRIPERNVVSWNAVICGYAQNGRGKDALESYQMMQMSGVRPNGVTLLCVLWACNHAGLVEEGITYFNQARTEDPNALTPEHYACMVDLLSRYGLFSEAERFLQQLPFDPGVGFWKALLGGCQKHSNMELGQLAARQILALDPEDVSSYVLLSNAHSAAGRWQSVSLIRKEMKEKGMKRIPGCSWIEVKNRVHIFVTGDRRHNKMDEIYMVLRSCSEQLKENPEFSFLKDH, encoded by the coding sequence ATGAAGTCCATAATCGGTAAGGTTTATCCCTTCCAACCGGGCTTCAGGGTCCACACTTTGGCAAGTGGGCATTTCGTTGAGGCCCAGAAAGCTCACTCCCATGTCCTCAAACTGGGAATCCCCGCCATTGGATCAGATCTTGTTAGGTCCTACTGTGAAGCGGAAGCATTCTCCGATGCACGTCAAGTGTTTGAGGAAACGTGTGGCTGGAGCTTGGTTTCAGCAACAACCGTTATTGGTCACTTTGCTCGACACGGCCGTCATAAAGAGGCGATCGGTATCTTCTCCCGCATGCTTGTTTTGAACATCAGACCCAATGAGTACGCGTTTGCTATCTTGATTCACTCCTCCGTTGTTGTAAAAAACCTCCACTTTGGCACGCAGCTCCACGCTTGCGCTGCAAAAATGGGTCTCCAATCCAACGTCTTCGTGGGTAGTTCGCTCGTTGACACATATGCCAAGTTGAGCAGCATTGAGGAAGCTCAGAGGGCCTTCAGAGATACCCACAACCCCAACGTCGTTTCTTACACTACTTTGTTCAGTGGATACCTGAAGAATGAGAGACTCGAGGCCGCTCTCTGGCTTTTCCAAGAGATGCCTGAGAGAAATATCGTCTCTTGGAATGCAATGATCGGAGGGTGCAGCCAGATGGGCCATAACGAAGAGGCAGTGAATCTTTTCATTGAGATGCACAGGGAAGGCTGGCATCTCAACGAATCAACTTTTCCCTGTGTTTTCAGTGCCGCAGCTAACATTGCGGCTCTTGGCATGGGCAAGAGCTTCCACGCCTGTGCTATCAAAACTCTAACCAAGCACGATGTCTTCGTTGGTAACTCTCTAATAAGCTTTTATGCTAAATGTGGGAGCATGGAAGACAGTCTTTTGGCTTTCGATAGAATTCCTGAAAGAAATGTCGTCTCTTGGAATGCCGTGATCTGTGGGTACGCGCAGAATGGGAGAGGAAAGGACGCTTTAGAATCTTACCAGATGATGCAGATGTCGGGAGTTAGGCCTAATGGTGTCACTCTTCTATGCGTACTATGGGCTTGTAATCACGCAGGCCTAGTGGAAGAAGGTATTACATATTTCAATCAAGCAAGGACTGAAGACCCCAATGCACTAACACCTGAGCACTACGCTTGTATGGTCGATCTACTGTCACGCTATGGGCTTTTTTCAGAAGCCGAGAGGTTTCTTCAACAACTGCCCTTCGACCCAGGAGTTGGGTTTTGGAAGGCATTACTCGGAGGATGCCAGAAACACTCAAATATGGAATTGGGTCAACTTGCAGCTCGACAAATCTTGGCATTGGATCCTGAAGATGTTTCATCTTATGTATTGCTGTCAAATGCTCATTCCGCGGCAGGAAGATGGCAGAGTGTTTCATTGATaaggaaggagatgaaggagaaaGGGATGAAGAGAATTCCAGGTTGCAGTTGGATTGAGGTTAAGAACAGAGTTCATATTTTTGTTACTGGGGACAGGAGACACAATAAGATGGATGAGATTTATATGGTTCTTCGTTCTTGCTCTGAACAGTTAAAGGAAAACCCAGAGTTCAGCTTTCTTAAAGACCATTGA
- the LOC122661559 gene encoding uncharacterized protein LOC122661559 yields MEGIFSVWSYQESIDELKHKLLYTTYELESARMDAKVEMKKNEENVKQLLQLLNSAYHERDEARVQLQKVLNRVTPNSQTEIFSVFPNLQSECAALKPKGLNSSITESDSLSETYNHHSYGSSPVDSFIDAVSSPEMSNMNVGDSCNLGVPQQPPIQECNVPISMDIFSAGNISPSLGTISSGAPKVDHASSVIDNLTKGKPLPQKGKLLQAVMEAGPLLQTVLVAGPLPRWRNPPPLQPFQIPAVSIKGCDPEKINQKPVPSPNYKVQSLFGSSYLEMSSQICSTSLLNLSSSPVSCLDNGELLSTPMNQDFSHRYNSTGKRLRLH; encoded by the coding sequence AGTATTGATGAGCTGAAGCACAAGCTTCTCTACACTACTTATGAACTAGAATCTGCAAGAATGGATGCAAAAGTGGAGATGAAAAAGAATGAGGAGAATGTAAAGCAACTTCTCCAACTCCTTAATTCTGCTTACCATGAAAGAGATGAAGCACGAGTTCAGCTGCAGAAAGTACTAAACAGAGTCACTCCAAATAGCCAAACAGAAATCTTTTCTGTTTTTCCGAATCTTCAATCGGAGTGCGCTGCATTGAAACCCAAAGGACTGAATTCAAGCATTACTGAATCAGATAGTCTATCTGAAACATACAATCATCACTCGTATGGTTCATCCCCTGTAGATTCATTCATCGATGCAGTTTCTTCTCCAGAAATGTCGAACATGAATGTTGGTGATTCATGTAACCTTGGAGTGCCACAGCAGCCACCCATTCAAGAATGTAATGTCCCAATCTCCATGGACATCTTCTCTGCAGGAAATATATCTCCATCACTTGGTACTATTTCCTCAGGTGCACCCAAGGTTGATCATGCTTCATCAGTAATTGATAATCTCACCAAGGGAAAACCACTTCCTCAAAAAGGCAAACTGCTACAAGCTGTAATGGAAGCAGGACCACTGCTTCAGACAGTACTTGTTGCAGGACCTCTTCCTCGATGGCGAAATCCGCCACCTTTGCAACCATTCCAAATACCAGCTGTTTCAATCAAAGGTTGTGATCCTGAAAAAATTAATCAGAAACCAGTTCCCAGTCCGAATTACAAGGTTCAAAGTTTGTTTGGTTCATCATACCTTGAGATGTCATCTCAGATATGCTCTACATCTTTGTTGAATTTGTCAAGCAGTCCAGTTTCATGTTTGGACAATGGGGAACTATTATCTACTCCAATGAATCAGGACTTTTCCCACAGATATAACAGTACTGGGAAACGGCTAAGACTCCACTAA
- the LOC122651665 gene encoding receptor-like protein kinase THESEUS 1 yields MGCLHSLPNAIGVFICLLFCCFWVPSFVFAAFLPVDNFLIDCGGGKPLKVDDGRTFEPDSGNSNMGFSISPASRIVVSENVTAPWNLYQTCRVLTETSTYTFRTKQVGRHWLRLHLYPIENPRYNLKAAVFSVEANGVTLLHEFSFAESEKRPSRLYKEFVVHVDVSNSKDLVLTLSPSNASLAFINGIEVISVPDGQFPSTAIAIPIGPSLEIPAHVALETAYRINMGGPLINPENDSLWRTWEPDYPFLLNSASAWSVSVDPSLIRYPTGISVEIAPKVVYATAQEMADANVGEQRFNISWAFRVDGGFTYLIRLHFCDIVSQALSNLVFNVYLNNQSALDSFDISSKTMELSAAYFVDFAADVSMSSNQILVQIGPPNLRNIPSNAILNGLEIIKLSNPDGSLDVPSGADFSSRGPKRKVAVIASVTCLAGFAILALIAAAFYLHFRKSKKPKKHPTSAWLPLPTHVGHSESKISTVSYASTAPSLGLGRVLAFSEIREATKNFDENLVIGVGGFGKVYRGVLDNGVIVAVKRGNPRSQQGLTEFRTEIEMLSKLRHRHLVSLIGYCEELNEMILVYEFMAGGPLRTHLYGSDLPPLTWKQRLEICIGAAKGLHYLHTGAAESVIHRDVKTTNILLDENLIAKVADFGLSKLGPTLDQTHVSTAVKGSFGYLDPEYFRRQQLTEKSDVYSFGVVLMEVLCARPAINPSLPREQVNIAEWAMHWQKKGHLNQIIDPHLVGYVKLESLRKFGETAEKCLSEYGIERPTMGDVLWNLEYALQLQQASLQTIADENSTNYIPEIPEWIPHIEAADCDCADIVSDPGSDAATTSGVFSQLINPRGR; encoded by the coding sequence ATGGGTTGTCTACACTCATTGCCCAATGCAATTGGGGTGTTCATCTGCCTCCTCTTTTGTTGCTTCTGGGTTCCTTCTTTTGTCTTCGCTGCATTTCTCCCTGTGGACAATTTCTTGATCGATTGCGGGGGAGGCAAACCATTAAAAGTTGATGATGGTCGGACATTCGAGCCTGATTCGGGGAATTCCAACATGGGTTTTTCTATATCCCCAGCTTCCCGCATTGTTGTTTCCGAAAATGTAACTGCTCCATGGAATCTCTACCAAACTTGTCGGGTTCTTACAGAAACCTCAACCTACACCTTCCGCACCAAGCAGGTCGGCCGTCATTGGTTGCGCCTACACTTGTACCCGATCGAGAATCCTCGTTACAATTTGAAAGCCGCTGTCTTCTCTGTTGAGGCAAATGGGGTCACGCTGCTTCACGAGTTCTCCTTCGCTGAATCAGAGAAACGCCCATCTCGTCTTTACAAGGAATTCGTCGTCCATGTCGATGTTTCCAACTCCAAAGACTTGGTGCTCACCCTCTCTCCGTCGAACGCTTCATTGGCATTCATCAATGGGATTGAGGTAATATCAGTGCCCGACGGCCAGTTTCCTTCCACCGCCATTGCCATTCCGATTGGCCCTTCCCTCGAAATCCCAGCCCATGTGGCTCTGGAAACAGCTTACAGGATCAACATGGGAGGTCCGCTTATAAACCCTGAGAATGACTCGTTGTGGAGGACGTGGGAACCTGATTACCCATTCCTCCTCAATTCTGCTTCTGCTTGGAGCGTTTCAGTTGACCCCAGTTTGATCAGATACCCTACTGGAATATCAGTCGAAATTGCACCAAAGGTGGTTTATGCTACTGCGCAAGAAATGGCGGATGCGAATGTTGGTGAACAGAGATTTAACATCTCATGGGCGTTTAGAGTTGATGGAGGCTTCACCTATCTCATCAGGTTGCATTTCTGTGACATTGTCAGCCAAGCTCTGAGTAATCTGGTTTTCAACGTCTACCTTAACAACCAATCTGCATTGGATTCTTTCGACATCTCAAGTAAAACGATGGAGTTATCTGCTGCTTACTTTGTGGACTTTGCTGCCGATGTTTCAATGAGCTCGAATCAGATTTTGGTTCAAATTGGTCCTCCTAATCTGAGGAATATCCCATCCAATGCGATCCTCAATGGTCTGGAGATCATAAAATTAAGCAACCCTGATGGCAGCCTAGATGTGCCTTCTGGTGCAGATTTTAGTTCTAGGGGTCCCAAGAGGAAGGTAGCGGTGATTGCCAGTGTGACTTGTCTGGCTGGATTTGCAATCTTGGCCCTCATAGCCGCAGCTTTCTACTTGCATTTCCGTAAATCAAAGAAGCCCAAGAAGCATCCAACCTCTGCCTGGTTACCACTTCCTACCCATGTGGGGCATTCAGAATCCAAAATATCAACTGTTAGTTATGCTTCAACTGCACCTTCCCTTGGTTTAGGTCGTGTTCTAGCATTCTCGGAGATTCGTGAAGCAACAAAGAACTTCGATGAGAACTTGGTCATTGGGGTTGGAGGCTTCGGCAAGGTTTACAGAGGTGTATTAGACAATGGGGTTATTGTTGCTGTAAAACGTGGGAACCCAAGATCCCAGCAAGGATTGACAGAGTTCAGGACAGAAATTGAGATGCTTTCCAAGCTTCGGCACAGACACCTAGTTTCTCTTATAGGCTACTGTGAAGAACTCAATGAGATGATCCTGGTCTATGAGTTTATGGCAGGAGGGCCCCTAAGGACACACTTGTACGGCTCTGACCTCCCACCACTTACTTGGAAACAGAGGCTTGAGATTTGCATTGGGGCAGCAAAAGGTTTGCACTACCTTCACACTGGTGCTGCTGAGAGTGTGATCCATCGTGATGTCAAGACAACCAATATCCTGCTCGATGAAAACCTCATAGCCAAAGTAGCAGATTTTGGGTTGTCTAAGTTAGGCCCTACATTGGATCAGACTCATGTAAGCACCGCTGTGAAAGGGAGCTTCGGGTATCTTGATCCAGAATACTTCCGTAGGCAGCAATTAACAGAGAAATCTGATGTTTATTCCTTTGGAGTAGTACTAATGGAGGTGTTATGTGCTCGTCCCGCCATTAATCCGTCTCTCCCAAGGGAACAGGTCAACATAGCTGAATGGGCCATGCACTGGCAGAAGAAGGGCCACCTCAATCAGATAATTGATCCCCATCTTGTGGGATATGTGAAACTTGAATCCTTACGCAAGTTCGGGGAAACAGCAGAGAAGTGTTTATCTGAATATGGCATTGAAAGACCAACAATGGGAGATGTTCTGTGGAACTTAGAATATGCTCTTCAGCTGCAACAGGCTTCCTTGCAAACTATAGCTGATGAAAACAGCACAAATTACATCCCAGAAATACCAGAATGGATTCCCCACATCGAGGCTGCTGATTGTGATTGTGCTGATATTGTCAGTGATCCAGGGTCTGACGCAGCAACAACAAGTGGAGTGTTTTCACAGTTAATAAATCCAAGGGGCCGATAG